Proteins encoded in a region of the Triticum dicoccoides isolate Atlit2015 ecotype Zavitan chromosome 3A, WEW_v2.0, whole genome shotgun sequence genome:
- the LOC119268799 gene encoding glycosylphosphatidylinositol anchor attachment 1 protein-like isoform X1, translating to MEPSAKEDTQPKPRLIVRLGIFLASHHILFSALCCSAGIIALLFLPSLAKNTYLSENALIPGSANPLFSSEDVTEANKFIKGIEAAAGESRGGMEMSKFIVQQMKDLGAEVCYHEFLPHSKHFHPLKFFTSMTNDLAVRPNGTYSNSGTNTIGIIRAPRGDGKEAIVLVTPYNPQKVQANEVLSLALGFSVFSLLSRAAWLSKDIVWLSADSQFGEYTAVSAWLNQYHNPMFVGGVKHEPDGIAEKAEFTDFKRAGTMAAALIFKVGETRNYGDRDSVTMYAEASNGQMPNLDLLNVVHYLAVHRQGFRVNIETISSLLSSAWLRAIAEVIHTLGSILRKINPDWKLDITASDYVEGTANLASSIYNQALGVPTGSHGAFRDYQVDAVSLEFSPTFYIRNENAKSSFLVRGGRLLEGVVRSVNNLLEKFHQSFFLYFLTAPSKFISVGVYMIPFALLVAPLPIVAAALADGGRKKGESIDASKTKGSADNLPTEVGSWKWLQAARVLLVIQLWAVIVSLLPYYISQIPDGTPIQSSVIWVVLAILTLIVLYAMFGSPYSAGVEWKLLKATMITSISIGLGLMSIINFATAQLGALIVIPMCLFSRPLKAQLGMSFLPRTVLCASNILLAIFGFPPAALLIMKGLSKGSWTVDLGDFWASMEFLWEWSSATYLYLFLVHLPCWLLCIHVLLHPCRQVGSKVKRE from the exons ATGGAGCCGTCAGCTAAGGAAGATACGCAGCCGAAGCCGCGGCTCATCGTTCGCCTTGGCATATTCCTCGCTTCTCACCACATACTCTTCAG CGCCTTGTGCTGTTCCGCGGGCATTATCGCACTCCTCTTCCTCCCATCGCTTGCAAAGAACACATACCTCTCGGAGAACGCTCTTATACCTG GCTCTGCAAATCCATTGTTCTCCAGCGAGGATGTCACGGAAGCTAACAAGTTTATCAAAGGAATTGAAGCTGCAGCTGGGGAATCAAGAGGAGGAAT GGAAATGTCAAAATTCATAGTGCAACAAATGAAAGATCTGGGTGCAGAAGTGTGTTACCACGAATTCCTCCCTCATAGCAAGCATTTTCATCCTCTGAAGTTCTTTACTTCCATGACAAACGATTTGGCAGTTCGACCCAATGGCACCTATTCCAACTCTGGAACTAATACAATTGGCATTATACGAGCTCCTAGGGGTGATGGAAAAGAAGCTATAGTATTGGTTACTCCTTACAATCCTCAGAAAGTTCAGGCAAATGAAGTATTATCACTCGCACTTGGTTTCTCTGTCTTCTCCCTCTTAAGTCGAGCTGCATGGCTGTCAAAGGATATTGTGTGGTTATCTGCAGACTCGCAATTTGGGGAGTACACCGCAGTCTCTGCATGGTTAAATCAGTACCATAACCCTATGTTTGTGGGTGGTGTTAAACATGAACCTGATGGTATTGCAGAAAAGGCTGAATTTACGGATTTCAAACGTGCTGGAACAATGGCTGCTGCTCTCATATTTAAAGTTGGGGAAACTAGGAACTATGGTGATAGAGATAGTGTTACAATGTACGCGGAGGCATCTAATGGCCAAATGCCAAACTTGGACCTTCTGAATGTGGTGCACTATCTAGCTGTTCATAGACAAGGTTTTCGTGTGAACATTGAGACAATTAGTTCGTTGTTGAGTTCTGCATGGCTTAGGGCTATTGCTGAAGTGATTCATACTCTTGGGAGTATATTGAGAAAAATAAATCCTGACTGGAAGCTTGATATTACTGCCTCTGATTATGTGGAGGGGACTGCCAACCTTGCTAGCTCTATTTATAATCAG GCTCTTGGAGTGCCCACTGGATCTCATGGTGCGTTCCGTGACTATCAAGTTGATGCCGTTTCTTTAGAATTTTCACCAACATTTTATATCAGAAATGAGAATGCCAAATCGTCATTTCTTGTAAGGGGTGGAAG GTTACTTGAAGGTGTGGTACGTTCTGTGAACAATCTGCTCGAGAAGTTCCATCaatcatttttcctatatttcctCACAGCTCCGAGCAAGTTTATTTCAGTTGGTGTCTatatgattccttttgcactgcttGTGGCACCCCTCCCAATAGTTGCTGCTGCTCTTGCCGATGGCGGTAGAAAAAAGGGAGAATCAATCGATGCCAGTAAAACAAAGGGCAGTGCTGATAATCTCCCAACCGAGGTTGGATCATGGAAATGGCTTCAAGCTGCAAGAGTTCTGCTTGTTATCCAACTTTGGGCAGTGATTGTTTCACTACTACCGTACTATATCAGTCAAATTCCCGATGGTACACCAATACAAAGTTCAGTGATCTGGGTGGTGCTCGCCATTTTGACGTTGATCGTCCTATATGCCATGTTTGGTTCACCATACTCTGCTGGTGTTGAATGGAAACTTCTGAAGGCCACGATGATCACTTCAATCTCAATAGGGCTGGGGCTTATGTCGATAATAAATTTCGCTACTGCTCAGCTTGGGGCGTTGATTGTGATCCCAATGTGCCTGTTTTCTCGACCGCTGAAAGCACAGCTTGGTATGAGCTTCCTTCCACGGACAGTATTGTGTGCTTCAaatatacttcttgccatctttggTTTCCCTCCAGCTGCATTGTTGATTATGAAAGGGCTGTCCAAGGGGTCCTGGACGGTAGACCTTGGAGATTTCTGGGCGTCAATGGAGTTCTTGTGGGAATGGAGTAGCGCCACATATCTGTATCTGTTTCTTGTCCATCTTCCCTGCTGGCTTCTATGCATCCATGTCTTGCTGCATCCATGTCGCCAAGTGGGATCAAAGGTTAAGCGGGAGTAG
- the LOC119268800 gene encoding splicing factor SF3a60 homolog — protein MASSVLEATRAAHEDLERLERLAVRELQRDPANARDRLFQSHRVRHMLDLVVSTSDKLVEIYEDKDGARKDEISTHLTAPVQSDIFPKYYERLKEIRDYHRRNHSARFVSETDDYEELLKEEPAIEFTGEEAFGRYLDLHELYNEFINSKFGSLMEYSAYVGTFAQTEKIAHNLKATRPYKEYLEHILEYLMSFLYRTEPLQDIEKIFTKLESEFEEQWTNGEVPGWENKGTEKESVLQESAVDLDYYSTVEELVELGPEKLKEALTARGLKGGGTVQQRAERLFLLKHTPLEKLDRKHFAKGDDLKKEIALTEMKMKRLCEILDEVIVRTKENAEKKLTLTYEEMEAEREEEEVQADSESDDEDQQIYNPLKLPMGWDGKPIPYWLYKLHGLGQEFKCEICGNHSYWGRRAYERHFKEWRHQHGMRCLGIPNTKNFNEITSIKEATTLWERIQAKQGQNKWRPDLEEEYEDKDGNIYNKKTYTDLQRQGLI, from the exons ATGGCGTCGTCTGTGCTGGAGGCCACGCGGGCGGCGCACGAGGACCTCGAGCGGTTGGAGCGCCTGGCGGTGCGCGAGCTCCAGCGCGACCCGGCCAACGCCCGCGACCGCCTCTTCCAGTCCCACCGCGTCCGTCACATGCTCGATCTCGTCGTCTCCACGTCCGACAAGCTG GTGGAAATCTATGAAGACAAGGACGGTGCTAGGAAGGATGAGATCTCCACCCATCTTACCGCGCCGGTGCAAAGTGACATCTTCCCCAAGTACTATGAAAGGCTGAAAGAG ATTCGTGATTACCATAGACGGAATCACTCTGCCCGTTTCGTCAGTGAAACTGATGATTATGAGGAGCTACTAAAGGAGGAACCAGCTATTGAATTCACTGGCGAG GAAGCATTTGGCCGGTACTTGGACCTACATGAGCTCTACAACGAGTTCATAAATTCCAAGTTTGGATCACTAATGGAATACTCAGCATACGTTGGCACTTTTGCTCAGACTGAAAAAATCGCACATAATCTAAAAGCTACCAG GCCTTACAAAGAATATTTGGAGCATATTTTGGAATATCTGATGTCATTTCTGTATCGTACAGAACCGTTGCAAGATATTGAGAAGATTTTTACAAAG TTGGAAAGTGAGTTTGAAGAACAGTGGACCAATGGCGAAGTTCCTGGATGGGAGAATAAGGGCACAGAGAAAGAATCTGTGTTGCAAGAGTCTGCAGTAGACCTTGATTACTACAGTACTGTTGAAGAGCTTGTAGAGCTTGGTCCGGAAAAGTTGAAGGAG GCTTTAACTGCTCGTGGATTGAAGGGTGGCGGCACTGTTCAACAGCGTGCTGAGCGGCTTTTCTTGCTGAAG CATACACCCTTGGAAAAACTGGATCGTAAGCATTTTGCCAAAGGTGATGATTTGAAGAAGGAAATTGCTTTGACTGAAATGAAGATGAAGCGCTTATGTGAGATTCTCGATGAG GTCATTGTAAGAACAAAGGAAAACGCGGAGAAGAAGCTGACCTTGACCTATGAAGAAATGGAAGCAGAGCGGGAAGAG GAAGAAGTGCAAGCTGAtagtgaaagtgatgatgaagaccaaCAAATCTACAACCCCCTCAAGTTACCAATGGGCTGGGACGGGAAACCTATCCCTTATTGGCTCTATAAGCTTCACGGTCTTGGTCAG GAATTCAAGTGTGAAATATGTGGTAACCACAGTTACTGGGGGCGAAGGGCTTATGAGCGCCATTTCAAGGAGTGGCGCCATCAGCATGGGATGCGATGCCTTGGCATTCCTAATACTAAGAACTTCAATGAAATTACATCCATCAAG GAGGCGACGACACTCTGGGAGAGAATACAAGCAAAGCAAGGGCAGAACAAGTGGCGGCCAGACTTGGAAGAAGAGTATGAAGATAAGGATGGAAACATCTACAACAAAAAGACCTATACTGATCTGCAGCGCCAAGGCCTGATATAG
- the LOC119268799 gene encoding glycosylphosphatidylinositol anchor attachment 1 protein-like isoform X2, producing MSKFIVQQMKDLGAEVCYHEFLPHSKHFHPLKFFTSMTNDLAVRPNGTYSNSGTNTIGIIRAPRGDGKEAIVLVTPYNPQKVQANEVLSLALGFSVFSLLSRAAWLSKDIVWLSADSQFGEYTAVSAWLNQYHNPMFVGGVKHEPDGIAEKAEFTDFKRAGTMAAALIFKVGETRNYGDRDSVTMYAEASNGQMPNLDLLNVVHYLAVHRQGFRVNIETISSLLSSAWLRAIAEVIHTLGSILRKINPDWKLDITASDYVEGTANLASSIYNQALGVPTGSHGAFRDYQVDAVSLEFSPTFYIRNENAKSSFLVRGGRLLEGVVRSVNNLLEKFHQSFFLYFLTAPSKFISVGVYMIPFALLVAPLPIVAAALADGGRKKGESIDASKTKGSADNLPTEVGSWKWLQAARVLLVIQLWAVIVSLLPYYISQIPDGTPIQSSVIWVVLAILTLIVLYAMFGSPYSAGVEWKLLKATMITSISIGLGLMSIINFATAQLGALIVIPMCLFSRPLKAQLGMSFLPRTVLCASNILLAIFGFPPAALLIMKGLSKGSWTVDLGDFWASMEFLWEWSSATYLYLFLVHLPCWLLCIHVLLHPCRQVGSKVKRE from the exons ATGTCAAAATTCATAGTGCAACAAATGAAAGATCTGGGTGCAGAAGTGTGTTACCACGAATTCCTCCCTCATAGCAAGCATTTTCATCCTCTGAAGTTCTTTACTTCCATGACAAACGATTTGGCAGTTCGACCCAATGGCACCTATTCCAACTCTGGAACTAATACAATTGGCATTATACGAGCTCCTAGGGGTGATGGAAAAGAAGCTATAGTATTGGTTACTCCTTACAATCCTCAGAAAGTTCAGGCAAATGAAGTATTATCACTCGCACTTGGTTTCTCTGTCTTCTCCCTCTTAAGTCGAGCTGCATGGCTGTCAAAGGATATTGTGTGGTTATCTGCAGACTCGCAATTTGGGGAGTACACCGCAGTCTCTGCATGGTTAAATCAGTACCATAACCCTATGTTTGTGGGTGGTGTTAAACATGAACCTGATGGTATTGCAGAAAAGGCTGAATTTACGGATTTCAAACGTGCTGGAACAATGGCTGCTGCTCTCATATTTAAAGTTGGGGAAACTAGGAACTATGGTGATAGAGATAGTGTTACAATGTACGCGGAGGCATCTAATGGCCAAATGCCAAACTTGGACCTTCTGAATGTGGTGCACTATCTAGCTGTTCATAGACAAGGTTTTCGTGTGAACATTGAGACAATTAGTTCGTTGTTGAGTTCTGCATGGCTTAGGGCTATTGCTGAAGTGATTCATACTCTTGGGAGTATATTGAGAAAAATAAATCCTGACTGGAAGCTTGATATTACTGCCTCTGATTATGTGGAGGGGACTGCCAACCTTGCTAGCTCTATTTATAATCAG GCTCTTGGAGTGCCCACTGGATCTCATGGTGCGTTCCGTGACTATCAAGTTGATGCCGTTTCTTTAGAATTTTCACCAACATTTTATATCAGAAATGAGAATGCCAAATCGTCATTTCTTGTAAGGGGTGGAAG GTTACTTGAAGGTGTGGTACGTTCTGTGAACAATCTGCTCGAGAAGTTCCATCaatcatttttcctatatttcctCACAGCTCCGAGCAAGTTTATTTCAGTTGGTGTCTatatgattccttttgcactgcttGTGGCACCCCTCCCAATAGTTGCTGCTGCTCTTGCCGATGGCGGTAGAAAAAAGGGAGAATCAATCGATGCCAGTAAAACAAAGGGCAGTGCTGATAATCTCCCAACCGAGGTTGGATCATGGAAATGGCTTCAAGCTGCAAGAGTTCTGCTTGTTATCCAACTTTGGGCAGTGATTGTTTCACTACTACCGTACTATATCAGTCAAATTCCCGATGGTACACCAATACAAAGTTCAGTGATCTGGGTGGTGCTCGCCATTTTGACGTTGATCGTCCTATATGCCATGTTTGGTTCACCATACTCTGCTGGTGTTGAATGGAAACTTCTGAAGGCCACGATGATCACTTCAATCTCAATAGGGCTGGGGCTTATGTCGATAATAAATTTCGCTACTGCTCAGCTTGGGGCGTTGATTGTGATCCCAATGTGCCTGTTTTCTCGACCGCTGAAAGCACAGCTTGGTATGAGCTTCCTTCCACGGACAGTATTGTGTGCTTCAaatatacttcttgccatctttggTTTCCCTCCAGCTGCATTGTTGATTATGAAAGGGCTGTCCAAGGGGTCCTGGACGGTAGACCTTGGAGATTTCTGGGCGTCAATGGAGTTCTTGTGGGAATGGAGTAGCGCCACATATCTGTATCTGTTTCTTGTCCATCTTCCCTGCTGGCTTCTATGCATCCATGTCTTGCTGCATCCATGTCGCCAAGTGGGATCAAAGGTTAAGCGGGAGTAG